The following proteins are encoded in a genomic region of Bacillota bacterium:
- a CDS encoding IS630 family transposase (programmed frameshift): MPKLRYHVRLSDDERKTLLKIVSKGSASAKIIMHANVLLAADENGESGRKSEAEIARLFHVHQQTVHTIRRQYSEEGLQAALGRKKRKTPPVEPKITGEVEAKIIALSCSSPPPGRSRWSLRVLADKAVELQYIDSFSHEAVGRLLKKNELKPHLRKHWCIPPEQNAAFVACMEDVLDLYQQPFCESYPVICMDEKPYQLLGETRTPIPMEPGKQERRDGEYVRHGTCSIFVFTEPLAGCRHVAACERRTQIDWANQVKELLEVHYPDALKIRLVMDNLNTHTMASLYVAFPPEIARSLAKRLEIHYTPKHGSWLNIAEIELSAMTKQCLDRRISSIESLCIELAEWETTRNSNQKGVDWQFTTDEARIKLKRLYPQFKS; the protein is encoded by the exons ATGCCAAAGCTAAGATACCATGTTCGTCTTTCTGATGATGAACGAAAGACCCTGCTCAAGATCGTTTCCAAAGGTTCTGCCTCAGCCAAAATCATCATGCATGCTAATGTGCTGTTGGCTGCGGATGAGAACGGTGAAAGCGGGCGAAAGAGTGAAGCAGAGATCGCGAGGCTCTTTCATGTTCACCAGCAAACGGTTCATACCATTAGACGACAATACTCTGAAGAAGGGCTGCAGGCCGCGCTCGGCAGAAAGAAGCGGAAAACACCACCAGTTGAGCCCAAGATTACCGGCGAGGTAGAGGCAAAGATCATTGCGCTCAGTTGCAGCTCTCCTCCACCGGGGCGATCCAGATGGTCGCTCAGGGTGTTGGCGGATAAAGCGGTTGAATTGCAGTACATTGACAGCTTCTCACATGAGGCCGTAGGACGGCTCTTAAA AAAAAACGAACTCAAGCCGCACCTTCGTAAACACTGGTGTATTCCACCTGAACAAAACGCCGCCTTTGTCGCCTGTATGGAAGACGTCCTGGATCTATACCAGCAGCCCTTTTGTGAATCGTATCCAGTCATCTGCATGGATGAAAAGCCGTATCAGCTTCTGGGTGAAACCCGAACTCCGATCCCGATGGAGCCTGGGAAACAGGAGCGTCGGGACGGTGAATATGTTCGACACGGGACTTGCAGTATTTTCGTTTTCACAGAACCGCTTGCAGGTTGCAGGCACGTAGCGGCCTGTGAGAGAAGAACTCAGATTGACTGGGCAAATCAAGTCAAGGAACTGCTTGAGGTTCACTATCCAGACGCCCTAAAGATCCGGTTGGTTATGGATAACTTGAATACGCACACCATGGCATCGCTTTATGTGGCGTTTCCACCGGAGATAGCCAGAAGTCTTGCTAAGCGTCTTGAGATCCACTACACGCCGAAGCACGGTAGTTGGCTCAATATAGCCGAAATAGAACTGAGCGCAATGACTAAACAGTGTCTTGACCGCCGGATTTCCTCAATCGAATCTCTTTGCATTGAGTTGGCGGAATGGGAAACAACAAGAAACAGCAATCAAAAAGGCGTCGACTGGCAATTCACGACCGATGAGGCAAGGATCAAGTTAAAGAGGCTTTATCCACAGTTTAAGAGTTGA
- a CDS encoding type II toxin-antitoxin system RelE/ParE family toxin — MWKVEYLREALEDIRRLDPSQRIQVLKAVNKVAVNPLPLMEGGYGKPLASRSSMNLTGYCKIKIRKLGLRVVYKVSREDATMKVVVVSRRANDEVYLLAHERRDS, encoded by the coding sequence ATGTGGAAGGTGGAGTATTTGAGAGAAGCATTGGAGGACATCAGACGGCTTGACCCGTCACAACGCATCCAGGTGTTGAAAGCCGTCAACAAGGTGGCGGTTAATCCATTACCCCTGATGGAGGGTGGCTATGGAAAACCCCTGGCCAGTAGAAGCAGCATGAACCTGACAGGCTACTGCAAGATCAAAATTCGAAAATTAGGTTTGCGAGTGGTCTACAAAGTCTCGCGGGAAGACGCCACCATGAAGGTCGTTGTGGTTTCCAGAAGGGCTAATGATGAAGTGTATCTTCTGGCACATGAACGTAGAGATTCGTAG
- a CDS encoding type II toxin-antitoxin system Phd/YefM family antitoxin has translation MQKAVSIKDLVNSLVPISRFNKGEANRVFEEVRETGFKIVLKNNSPVCVLLSPESYGQMLEAIEDYHLFIEAGKRMENTGAGDFIPVEKAMQELGITEADLDGADVETE, from the coding sequence ATGCAGAAGGCCGTCTCTATCAAAGACTTAGTGAATTCTCTTGTGCCGATTTCCCGCTTCAACAAGGGCGAAGCCAACAGGGTTTTTGAGGAGGTTCGTGAAACAGGCTTCAAGATTGTGCTTAAGAACAACTCCCCCGTCTGCGTACTACTCTCACCAGAATCCTATGGGCAGATGCTTGAGGCCATCGAGGACTATCACCTATTCATAGAAGCCGGGAAGCGGATGGAAAATACAGGGGCAGGGGATTTCATCCCAGTGGAAAAAGCCATGCAGGAACTGGGCATCACTGAGGCTGACTTAGACGGTGCAGACGTGGAGACAGAATAG
- a CDS encoding glycosidase, translated as MARIIEKETAQTLPLKRYPGNPILEPKRGHWWESRYVLNSGAIRINGVVHIFYRALGTDGVSRLGLARSPDGLCIEERLAHPVFEPIGEAEKMGCEDPRLFMMGDRVFLFYNAYDGRLAQIGLASIDVEDLLADRWDRWERHGHMFPGQPHRNPVLFPERTNGEYVLYYRIKPNIVISRAQDLTCPWNADDGRFFMGPRENYWDDSFIGGGAPPIKTEYGWLLIYHGVDQNLVYRLGAFLVALDDPSTVLYRTPDPVLEPREVCEVGEPGKCWVPNVVFTCGAVPREDKEVLGAHDEILVYYGAADSVIGVATASVSDLVPCVAGWHEDEEGAPG; from the coding sequence ATGGCTCGCATCATAGAAAAGGAGACAGCACAAACACTACCGCTTAAGCGGTACCCAGGGAACCCCATCCTTGAACCCAAGAGGGGCCATTGGTGGGAGTCCCGTTATGTGCTGAATTCTGGGGCTATCCGGATCAACGGTGTCGTCCACATCTTCTACAGGGCACTGGGCACTGACGGTGTGTCCCGGCTGGGCCTCGCCAGGAGCCCCGATGGCCTGTGCATAGAAGAGAGACTGGCACACCCGGTGTTTGAGCCAATAGGTGAAGCCGAGAAGATGGGCTGTGAAGACCCACGCCTATTCATGATGGGGGATCGTGTCTTCCTGTTCTACAACGCCTATGACGGTCGCCTGGCTCAGATTGGCCTGGCGTCAATAGACGTAGAAGACCTTCTGGCAGACCGGTGGGACCGCTGGGAGAGGCACGGGCACATGTTCCCTGGCCAGCCTCACCGGAATCCGGTACTGTTTCCTGAGCGGACAAACGGTGAATACGTGCTGTACTACAGGATCAAGCCAAACATAGTGATATCCAGGGCGCAGGACCTTACGTGCCCCTGGAACGCTGATGATGGCCGGTTCTTCATGGGTCCCCGGGAAAACTACTGGGACGACTCCTTCATTGGAGGAGGAGCCCCGCCCATTAAAACCGAGTATGGATGGCTCCTGATATACCACGGAGTGGACCAGAATCTCGTCTACAGGCTGGGCGCTTTCCTGGTAGCCCTGGATGACCCATCGACGGTGCTGTACAGGACACCCGACCCCGTCCTGGAACCCAGGGAGGTTTGCGAGGTGGGTGAGCCCGGCAAGTGCTGGGTGCCCAATGTGGTGTTCACGTGTGGCGCTGTGCCCCGCGAGGACAAGGAAGTCCTGGGAGCTCACGACGAGATCTTGGTGTACTACGGCGCCGCCGACAGTGTCATCGGTGTAGCTACAGCTTCCGTATCTGACCTGGTACCCTGTGTAGCTGGATGGCACGAAGATGAGGAAGGCGCCCCCGGTTAA